The Metabacillus schmidteae genome has a segment encoding these proteins:
- a CDS encoding CPBP family intramembrane glutamic endopeptidase, with the protein MKKHYWFIIIAYMILQLTGYLGIQLLNILNIGETNAERFAFWTIFSFTLTLLIILYLLRNERHAENRFRGEPASVGASVAWAIIGFFMAIFVQGLAANIEVNIFGVDPGSENTQRIVNMIELFPLVILVTSIIGPILEEIIFRKILFGVLYTRTNFFIAALISSLIFSLLHGEPQHVLLYGSMGFTFAFLYVKTKRILVPIFAHVSMNTMVVVIQTVFRDDIEKMMEQMEQMEQLQVIIGGFLT; encoded by the coding sequence ATGAAAAAGCATTATTGGTTTATTATTATTGCCTATATGATTCTCCAGTTAACAGGTTATCTAGGTATTCAGTTATTGAACATATTAAATATCGGGGAGACTAATGCAGAGAGGTTTGCCTTTTGGACCATCTTTAGCTTTACACTTACACTCTTAATTATTCTTTATCTATTAAGAAATGAACGTCATGCAGAGAACCGCTTTCGCGGGGAACCGGCTTCTGTTGGAGCATCCGTTGCTTGGGCTATTATCGGGTTCTTCATGGCTATTTTTGTACAAGGGTTAGCTGCTAATATTGAGGTCAATATTTTCGGGGTGGATCCGGGTTCTGAAAATACCCAAAGAATTGTAAATATGATTGAGCTCTTTCCATTAGTTATACTTGTTACATCTATTATAGGCCCGATTCTGGAGGAAATTATATTCCGTAAAATCCTATTTGGCGTACTATATACAAGAACAAACTTTTTTATTGCAGCATTGATAAGTTCACTCATCTTTTCTCTCTTACACGGTGAACCACAGCATGTATTATTGTATGGTTCTATGGGCTTTACCTTTGCTTTTCTTTATGTGAAAACGAAGCGTATTCTCGTTCCCATCTTTGCACATGTTTCGATGAACACAATGGTTGTAGTGATTCAAACTGTTTTCAGAGACGACATTGAGAAAATGATGGAGCAAATGGAACAAATGGAGCAATTGCAGGTTATAATTGGAGGCTTTTTAACATGA
- a CDS encoding YdiK family protein, translating to MRTNPISMAIFYLIMGLIFIYLAINSAKNGIFTFPTILLMLIATFDIGVAIRMFRLSRKIKKMNNKK from the coding sequence ATGAGAACAAACCCTATCTCTATGGCTATTTTTTATTTGATCATGGGGTTGATATTTATCTATTTAGCGATTAACAGTGCAAAAAATGGCATTTTCACTTTCCCGACAATTCTATTGATGCTCATTGCAACCTTTGATATTGGTGTTGCCATTAGAATGTTTCGTTTATCTCGAAAAATCAAAAAAATGAACAATAAAAAATGA